The following are encoded together in the Flavihumibacter fluvii genome:
- a CDS encoding GH36-type glycosyl hydrolase domain-containing protein, with protein sequence MKKRVFLLLFLFTALFAGAQKAQDNGELAEKVKNNEYFSYVKAKALEVMKKGFNAGDGYREVWIRDYNTFIELAAQVYSKEELKENLLVFFRMQGDDGNIIDGFTPAEKIGKGETDFSYSKLEPRYAGHKNTVETDQETSLVQSVYKYIRLTGDKSILNEKVGDKTVSQRLDWAMDFLMKHRFNKQYGLIIGATTADWGDVQPEHGWGVDLDKNTHPAIDIYDNAMLIVALDNLMEIDPSAKPKWSKVKTDLSKNCMKHLWDKKQQKFIPHIYLAGSPFPADFNEKEIYYFGGTTVAIEAGLLSPAEVKASLEEMKKRVKQAGAPSIGLTIYPPYPDGYFANKIMNPVYSYQNGGDWTWFGARMIQQLIRYGLAADAYEQIQPMVKRVKDNNGFFEWYSVDNKPRGSGTFKGEAGVLFTAIMMLENLK encoded by the coding sequence ATGAAAAAGCGTGTATTTCTTCTCCTGTTCCTGTTTACTGCATTATTCGCTGGTGCGCAGAAAGCGCAGGACAACGGGGAGCTTGCTGAAAAAGTAAAGAACAATGAATACTTCTCGTATGTGAAAGCCAAAGCACTGGAAGTAATGAAGAAGGGCTTTAATGCCGGTGATGGTTACCGGGAAGTGTGGATTCGTGATTACAATACTTTTATTGAATTGGCAGCGCAGGTGTATTCAAAAGAAGAGCTGAAAGAGAACCTGCTGGTATTTTTCAGGATGCAGGGGGATGACGGGAATATTATTGATGGCTTCACACCCGCAGAAAAAATCGGGAAGGGCGAAACAGATTTTTCTTATTCAAAACTGGAACCGCGCTATGCTGGCCATAAGAACACGGTTGAAACTGACCAGGAGACTTCGCTTGTCCAGTCAGTGTATAAATACATCCGCCTTACGGGTGACAAATCGATCTTAAATGAAAAGGTGGGCGATAAGACGGTTAGCCAAAGGCTCGACTGGGCGATGGACTTTTTAATGAAGCACCGTTTTAACAAGCAGTACGGCCTGATCATTGGGGCTACTACAGCAGATTGGGGTGACGTACAGCCTGAGCATGGCTGGGGAGTGGATCTTGATAAAAATACACATCCTGCTATCGACATTTATGACAATGCCATGCTGATCGTAGCGCTGGACAACCTGATGGAAATCGATCCTTCAGCAAAGCCGAAATGGTCCAAGGTGAAAACCGATCTATCCAAAAACTGCATGAAGCATTTGTGGGATAAGAAGCAACAAAAATTTATTCCGCATATCTACCTGGCCGGATCACCTTTCCCCGCTGACTTTAATGAGAAAGAGATTTATTATTTTGGCGGAACTACTGTTGCTATCGAAGCAGGCTTGCTGAGCCCGGCTGAAGTGAAAGCTTCCCTCGAAGAGATGAAGAAAAGGGTGAAGCAGGCTGGTGCCCCTTCAATTGGATTAACGATTTACCCGCCATACCCCGATGGCTATTTTGCCAACAAGATCATGAACCCGGTGTACAGTTACCAGAACGGGGGCGACTGGACATGGTTTGGTGCCCGGATGATCCAGCAGTTGATCAGGTACGGTTTGGCTGCAGATGCTTACGAGCAGATACAGCCGATGGTTAAGCGCGTTAAGGATAATAATGGCTTTTTTGAATGGTACTCAGTGGATAACAAACCGCGGGGTTCAGGTACCTTCAAAGGTGAAGCTGGCGTGTTATTCACGGCCATCATGATGCTGGAAAATTTGAAATAA
- a CDS encoding GH92 family glycosyl hydrolase, which yields MKKFMLPVLCLFFLDGYAQHSIWKIGSADKSSREFALAPDKFRKFLEHDFGYEDKYFLVGYSSEKNDFPYVLPGPADTWGGTWPTSGWRTNQVNILFGVQDQVAKGEYKLVIRLADFAKKFLPLIKISINQYDKVIQLAAPGYDVKKQPSPKLNEPFIDTAAITGNYSSATPASFEIPLSAADIKKGGNNISITVLQGSWIMFDQVELVGPDCALSKPAKAFVRKVEPAGYMLESNGKSIQPLLVNVEQLTGQSSLSVELDGKPVFNEMLEQGNYEFEVPMPAVSSPTTSRYRVLADRTVIESGTVKRTKQKKQTPADYVDTRMGTGHSRWMIAPGPWMPFSMVKLSPDNQNSGWQAGYEPAYETVGTFSHIHEWTLGGLGTFPTNGRLKTRIGDQLKPGSGYRSAIDKRTEEAPIGYYKVLLKDYNIKAELTATTHCGFQKYTFPKNGDSSRILVDLHVPSEYDYMLKEVSVRQVGKYRIEGFSHQFCPRVWSNDADQDYTIHFIIEFDQPIKRMGTWRNDDIRYEQTIAAKDIKDAGLFLEFDTKANPVVQARSGISLVSLDNARENLETEVIRPFGWNFDAVRNNQVKVWNELFDRVKVTTTNRLDKIRFYNSMYRSVCSRNTWSDVNGEWKGTDGAIHKLKGKDEAALGCDAFWNTFWNLNQFWNLVTPEWSSKWVKSQLAMYDAYGWLAKGPAGMNYVPVMVAEHEIPMMVSAYQMGIRDFDAAKVLGASVKMQTTPAQKVFSGFAGNRDLTEYLKHKYVPSDKGRFSNTMEYSYDDWCVGQLAKSLGDTAVYNTYNDRGYWWKNAIDKNGYCHMKKSNGEWTENFDPFRSGANEEYVEGNAWQLTFFVPQDVPELEKIIGKEEFTKRLDWGFRQSEPWRYNGMNDQYWDYPVVQGNQQSMHFAFLFNWAGKPWLTQKWSRSIIDRYYGNGISNAYLGDEDQGQMSAWFVMASIGLFQTDGGCKSTPVYEIGSPLYQKIEIDLGKKYGRGEKFTISALNASRLNKYVQSATLNGKKLDSFFFPASELLRGGELVLEMGPSPNDQWGIR from the coding sequence ATGAAAAAGTTCATGCTACCTGTTCTATGTTTGTTTTTCCTGGATGGTTATGCACAGCATTCCATTTGGAAAATTGGCAGTGCCGACAAATCCTCCCGGGAATTTGCACTGGCCCCCGATAAATTCAGGAAATTCCTGGAACATGATTTTGGGTATGAAGACAAATATTTCCTGGTTGGCTATTCCAGCGAAAAGAACGACTTTCCTTATGTACTTCCCGGCCCGGCAGATACATGGGGCGGTACATGGCCCACTTCAGGATGGCGGACGAACCAGGTAAACATCTTATTTGGCGTGCAGGACCAGGTGGCAAAAGGGGAATATAAACTGGTCATAAGGCTTGCAGATTTCGCGAAAAAATTCCTGCCACTTATCAAAATAAGTATCAACCAGTATGATAAAGTCATCCAGCTTGCAGCGCCTGGCTATGATGTAAAAAAACAGCCGTCCCCAAAACTGAATGAACCGTTTATCGATACAGCCGCTATTACCGGGAATTATTCTTCAGCAACCCCGGCGTCATTTGAAATTCCACTCAGTGCAGCGGATATAAAGAAGGGTGGAAATAATATTTCGATTACAGTATTACAGGGATCCTGGATCATGTTTGACCAGGTGGAACTGGTTGGTCCGGATTGTGCATTGTCAAAACCGGCGAAAGCTTTTGTTCGCAAGGTGGAACCTGCCGGCTATATGCTGGAATCAAATGGAAAATCCATTCAGCCGCTCCTGGTAAATGTTGAACAGCTTACCGGGCAATCCAGCCTGAGTGTTGAATTGGACGGTAAGCCCGTATTTAACGAAATGCTTGAACAGGGTAATTATGAATTTGAAGTGCCTATGCCGGCCGTTTCTTCACCAACAACTAGCAGGTATAGGGTGCTTGCCGATCGCACCGTAATTGAATCAGGCACGGTAAAGCGTACAAAGCAAAAGAAACAGACGCCCGCTGATTATGTGGATACGCGTATGGGCACCGGACACTCGCGCTGGATGATTGCTCCCGGCCCATGGATGCCTTTCAGCATGGTTAAGCTTAGTCCCGATAACCAAAATTCTGGCTGGCAGGCGGGGTATGAACCTGCTTATGAAACAGTCGGCACCTTCAGCCATATTCATGAATGGACATTGGGTGGATTAGGCACTTTTCCTACAAACGGGCGATTGAAGACCAGGATTGGCGATCAGTTAAAACCCGGATCGGGCTACAGGTCGGCAATAGATAAAAGGACAGAAGAAGCACCAATTGGATACTATAAGGTGCTCTTAAAAGATTATAACATCAAAGCGGAACTTACTGCCACTACCCATTGTGGTTTTCAAAAATATACCTTTCCAAAAAATGGCGACAGTTCCCGGATCCTTGTCGACCTGCATGTTCCATCTGAATATGATTACATGCTGAAAGAAGTTTCAGTCCGGCAGGTCGGCAAATACAGGATAGAGGGATTTTCCCACCAGTTCTGTCCAAGGGTTTGGAGCAATGACGCCGACCAGGATTATACGATCCATTTTATCATTGAATTCGACCAACCCATTAAACGGATGGGAACATGGCGGAATGATGATATCAGGTATGAGCAAACCATTGCGGCGAAAGATATTAAGGATGCCGGATTGTTCCTGGAGTTTGATACGAAGGCTAATCCTGTTGTCCAGGCTCGTTCCGGGATTTCTTTGGTTAGTCTTGATAATGCCCGCGAGAACCTGGAGACCGAGGTGATCCGGCCTTTCGGGTGGAATTTTGATGCAGTCAGGAATAACCAGGTGAAGGTTTGGAACGAATTATTCGATCGTGTGAAAGTTACCACGACAAACAGGCTGGATAAGATCCGCTTCTATAATTCGATGTATCGTTCGGTTTGCAGCAGGAACACCTGGAGCGATGTTAATGGAGAATGGAAGGGAACGGATGGCGCTATCCATAAGCTGAAAGGAAAAGATGAAGCTGCATTGGGCTGTGATGCCTTCTGGAACACGTTTTGGAACCTGAACCAATTCTGGAACCTGGTCACCCCGGAATGGAGCAGCAAATGGGTAAAATCCCAGCTGGCGATGTATGATGCTTATGGCTGGCTGGCCAAAGGGCCCGCCGGTATGAACTATGTCCCGGTTATGGTTGCTGAGCACGAAATTCCCATGATGGTGAGTGCCTACCAGATGGGAATCAGGGATTTCGATGCGGCAAAAGTGTTGGGCGCCTCAGTTAAGATGCAAACCACCCCGGCGCAAAAAGTTTTTTCCGGATTTGCCGGCAACAGGGACCTTACAGAATATTTGAAACATAAGTATGTTCCTTCTGACAAGGGACGATTCTCTAACACCATGGAGTATTCGTATGACGACTGGTGCGTGGGTCAGCTGGCAAAATCCCTGGGCGATACAGCGGTGTATAATACCTATAACGACAGGGGGTATTGGTGGAAGAATGCGATTGATAAGAATGGCTATTGCCATATGAAGAAGAGCAATGGTGAATGGACAGAAAATTTCGATCCTTTCCGCAGCGGGGCCAATGAAGAGTATGTTGAAGGTAACGCATGGCAACTCACCTTTTTTGTGCCGCAGGATGTTCCCGAATTGGAAAAGATCATTGGCAAGGAAGAGTTTACCAAAAGGCTTGACTGGGGTTTCAGGCAGAGTGAACCCTGGAGATACAACGGTATGAATGACCAGTATTGGGATTACCCGGTTGTCCAGGGTAACCAGCAATCGATGCATTTTGCTTTTCTCTTTAACTGGGCCGGCAAGCCCTGGTTAACCCAGAAATGGAGCCGTTCCATTATTGATCGTTATTATGGCAACGGAATTTCGAATGCTTACCTGGGTGACGAAGACCAGGGGCAGATGAGCGCATGGTTTGTGATGGCTTCTATTGGATTGTTCCAGACAGATGGCGGATGCAAGTCAACGCCCGTGTATGAAATAGGCAGCCCCCTCTACCAAAAGATTGAAATAGACCTGGGTAAAAAATACGGCCGTGGTGAGAAGTTCACCATATCTGCGCTTAATGCAAGCAGGCTGAATAAATACGTACAAAGTGCTACACTGAACGGGAAAAAGCTGGATTCCTTCTTTTTCCCGGCCAGTGAACTCCTCAGGGGCGGTGAATTGGTCCTCGAAATGGGCCCTTCACCTAATGATCAATGGGGGATCCGCTAA
- a CDS encoding vanadium-dependent haloperoxidase has protein sequence MTVQLIKTFMLAGVVQLFISCNNRKPAIVVPDAEILHQNQFLLTEVIIYDVFTPPVAARLYAYTSLASYEAIRFQKAGAPSIAGKLHGFGKLPEPEKGKSYDYTLAATKAFFTVTRNVKVFAVDSLKAHEDYVYTLFKEKLDDSTYARSVAFGDTIARVILARAHNDGYILSRGKQKYLGSTQPGQWRPTPPDYLDGVEWCWNTMKTMVLDSASQFMPPRPPAFSTDTTSAFYKNAREVYDIHKTMTEEQRTIARYWDDNPFVIEHSGHLMFGTKKITPGGHWMGITGIAAKQSKADAVQVAKSYALTAIALYDAFIACWDEKYRSNVIRPVTYINENIDKNFVPFLQTPPFPEYTSGHSAITASAATVLAQLYGNNFSFQDTSDLRYIGMERKFSSFQAAAAEASISRVYGGIHYRTGIEAGAEQGKKVGQLIIERLLQQE, from the coding sequence ATGACAGTTCAACTGATAAAAACTTTTATGCTGGCCGGTGTAGTCCAGCTCTTCATCAGCTGTAATAACAGGAAGCCTGCCATTGTGGTGCCTGATGCAGAGATCCTGCACCAAAACCAGTTCCTGCTAACCGAGGTGATCATTTATGATGTATTTACGCCACCTGTGGCCGCGCGGCTATATGCATACACTTCATTAGCATCCTATGAGGCCATCCGGTTCCAAAAAGCAGGAGCGCCATCCATTGCCGGAAAACTGCATGGATTTGGAAAACTACCGGAACCGGAGAAAGGCAAGTCATATGACTATACACTGGCAGCAACAAAAGCATTCTTTACGGTTACCCGTAACGTTAAGGTATTCGCAGTTGATTCCCTGAAAGCCCATGAAGACTATGTGTATACCCTGTTTAAGGAAAAATTAGACGATTCCACGTATGCGCGATCCGTAGCATTTGGCGACACCATTGCCCGCGTCATCCTCGCAAGAGCGCATAACGATGGATATATCCTGTCGAGAGGAAAACAAAAATACCTGGGCAGCACCCAACCTGGCCAATGGAGGCCAACGCCACCCGATTACCTCGATGGCGTTGAGTGGTGCTGGAACACCATGAAAACAATGGTCCTGGATTCAGCTTCCCAATTCATGCCACCCCGCCCGCCAGCGTTCAGTACAGATACCACCAGCGCCTTTTATAAAAATGCAAGGGAGGTATATGATATACATAAAACCATGACCGAAGAGCAAAGGACAATTGCACGGTACTGGGATGACAATCCATTTGTAATTGAGCACTCGGGCCACCTGATGTTCGGTACAAAAAAAATAACCCCGGGAGGTCATTGGATGGGCATCACAGGCATTGCTGCAAAACAATCAAAGGCTGATGCAGTACAGGTAGCAAAAAGCTATGCATTGACAGCAATCGCTTTGTATGATGCATTTATTGCCTGCTGGGATGAAAAATACAGGAGCAATGTGATACGACCGGTAACTTATATTAACGAAAATATCGACAAAAACTTCGTCCCGTTCTTACAGACACCCCCCTTTCCGGAATATACCAGCGGGCACAGTGCAATTACCGCCTCTGCCGCCACCGTGCTGGCGCAATTGTATGGCAATAATTTTTCCTTCCAGGATACGAGTGATCTCCGGTATATCGGCATGGAGCGAAAATTTAGTTCCTTCCAGGCAGCAGCAGCAGAAGCATCCATCAGCCGGGTATATGGCGGGATTCATTACCGCACGGGAATTGAAGCCGGCGCGGAACAGGGAAAAAAGGTTGGCCAGCTGATCATAGAAAGACTCTTACAGCAGGAATAA
- a CDS encoding FG-GAP-like repeat-containing protein yields the protein MKLARIVTFILINGLLVTSCRQNNHLFHPVSPDHSGIRFNNKIVESDSLNPIDVTNIYNGGGVGIGDFNNDGLQDVYLAGNMVSSRLYLNKGKLQFEEITDKAGVSGNGRWCKGVSTVDINNDGRMDLYVSVSMNKDPQKRKNLLYINQGPDKDGVPVFKDEAAAYQLDDTTHSTMANFFDYDNDGDLDVYIVVNEILPDVNPSTFKPRIMDGSFPSTGRLYRNDMNSTLKHPVFTDVTKEAGVTIEGYGHGATIADLNKDGWKDIFVTNDFIATDILYINNHNGTFTDKAETYLKHTSANGMGQDVIDINNDGLPDIVELDMNPEDNFRKKKMLGANSYQTFQLNDYFKYQYQYVRNSIQVNEGPRLKENDTIGDPIFSETGYFSGIAETDWSWCPLVADYDNDGMRDMVVTNGFPRDVTDRDFLAYRNEPAPITPQENTLAQIPEVKLHNYAFRNNGNSNFVNVSADWGFDQPSFSNGGAYADLDNDGDLDIIINNINDEASVYENTLMNAGPEKLHYLSVQLSGDSLNRNGLGSWVELYYENQHQSYEQTPYRGYLGSIQLNPHFGLGTSTTIDSLVVTWADGRKQVLEHPAPDQTIQVDIRNAKDRYDWSGPALAQQNLFREVTRTLGVQYRHSQTDYIDFNIQKLLPHKLSEYGPSLAAGDVNGDGLDDIIVGGNSTSGAVAMLQQPNGTFLQKPVTQPIEKANIQFQEMGTILFDADGDEDLDLFLAHGGYESKSNSIAYQDQLFVNDGHGNFKSDSLALPMNHASKSCARAVDFDKDGDLDLFIAGRVDPWNYPKPVSSFIYRNDTRDGQIKFTDVTAAVAKDLDKIGLVCDAVCTDFDNDGWPDLVLAGEWMPLTFLKNDHGKFNNVTNKTGLADQTGWWNSLVTGDFDNDGDIDFIAGNLGQNSFYKASPQYPAAIFAKDFDNNGSYDAIPALYLRTSQEDSTRKQYPVAGRDDIIKQIIGMRSKFPNYTSYATATIEQLFTPEQWNGVLHLKATEFNSSFCRNDGNGKFTLVHLPFKAQLSVLNGMVADDFDGDGNLDVVISTNDYGTDVSVGRYDALNGLLLQGDGKGNFIPQPILKSGIFIPGNGKALIKLRGQNDKYLLAASQNRGPLAIFELKKDGKPIQLQPSEQTADISFKNGQKQKQEFYHGSSFLSQSSRFLTVGANVQSVVITDSRGNKRTLIFNN from the coding sequence GTGAAATTAGCCCGCATCGTTACTTTCATTCTTATCAACGGGCTGCTGGTTACCTCGTGCAGGCAAAACAATCACCTGTTTCATCCTGTAAGCCCGGATCATTCGGGTATCCGTTTTAACAACAAAATTGTTGAAAGCGATTCGCTGAATCCTATTGACGTAACCAATATCTATAATGGTGGTGGTGTGGGAATTGGCGATTTTAACAACGATGGCTTACAGGACGTGTACCTGGCAGGAAATATGGTATCCTCCAGGTTGTACCTGAACAAAGGGAAACTGCAGTTTGAAGAAATAACCGATAAAGCGGGCGTAAGCGGAAACGGCAGGTGGTGTAAAGGTGTTTCCACCGTGGATATAAATAACGATGGCCGGATGGACCTGTATGTAAGCGTTTCTATGAATAAGGATCCGCAAAAACGGAAAAACCTGCTGTACATTAACCAGGGCCCGGATAAAGATGGCGTACCGGTTTTTAAGGATGAAGCCGCGGCTTACCAATTGGATGATACTACGCATTCCACCATGGCCAATTTCTTTGACTATGATAATGATGGTGACCTGGACGTATACATTGTGGTCAATGAAATCCTGCCCGATGTAAATCCGTCTACCTTCAAACCCAGGATAATGGACGGCAGTTTCCCCAGTACGGGCCGGCTTTACCGGAACGATATGAACAGCACCCTGAAACACCCGGTATTTACAGATGTAACCAAGGAAGCCGGGGTTACCATTGAAGGTTATGGACACGGTGCAACCATTGCAGACCTCAATAAGGATGGATGGAAAGACATCTTTGTAACGAATGATTTCATTGCCACAGACATCCTGTATATCAACAACCACAACGGAACATTTACAGACAAGGCGGAAACCTATCTCAAGCATACCTCTGCTAACGGAATGGGACAGGACGTCATTGATATCAATAACGATGGCCTTCCTGATATAGTAGAACTGGACATGAACCCGGAGGACAACTTCCGGAAGAAAAAAATGCTGGGTGCAAACAGCTACCAGACCTTTCAGCTCAATGACTACTTTAAGTACCAATACCAGTATGTCAGGAATTCGATCCAGGTCAATGAAGGGCCAAGGCTTAAAGAAAACGATACGATCGGTGATCCGATATTCAGCGAAACAGGTTATTTCTCCGGAATAGCAGAAACCGACTGGAGCTGGTGCCCCCTGGTTGCAGATTATGATAATGACGGGATGCGTGATATGGTGGTGACCAATGGCTTCCCCCGGGACGTAACAGACCGTGATTTCCTGGCTTACCGTAACGAACCGGCCCCAATTACACCACAGGAAAATACGCTGGCACAAATACCCGAAGTCAAACTGCACAATTACGCCTTCCGCAACAATGGTAACAGCAATTTTGTCAACGTATCTGCTGACTGGGGCTTTGACCAGCCAAGTTTTTCAAATGGCGGTGCATATGCTGACCTGGATAATGATGGTGACCTGGACATCATAATCAATAACATCAACGACGAAGCAAGTGTCTATGAAAACACCCTGATGAATGCAGGTCCGGAAAAGTTGCATTACCTGTCGGTACAACTTTCAGGCGATTCATTAAACAGGAATGGGCTGGGCAGCTGGGTAGAACTGTATTATGAGAACCAACACCAGTCCTATGAACAGACCCCATACCGCGGATACCTGGGCAGCATCCAGCTAAACCCCCACTTCGGCCTGGGAACCAGTACTACAATCGATTCCCTGGTGGTCACCTGGGCAGATGGCAGGAAACAAGTTTTAGAGCACCCGGCACCAGACCAAACCATCCAGGTCGATATCAGGAATGCGAAGGATCGTTACGACTGGTCCGGCCCCGCCCTGGCGCAACAAAACCTGTTCAGGGAAGTCACCCGTACCCTTGGCGTTCAATACCGTCATTCCCAAACAGATTATATTGATTTCAACATACAAAAATTATTGCCGCACAAGCTGTCAGAATATGGTCCTTCCCTTGCGGCAGGAGATGTAAACGGCGACGGGTTGGATGATATTATTGTTGGCGGCAACTCAACATCAGGTGCTGTAGCCATGCTACAGCAGCCAAATGGAACATTCCTGCAAAAACCGGTTACGCAGCCAATCGAAAAAGCCAATATACAATTCCAGGAAATGGGAACGATCTTATTCGATGCAGATGGTGATGAAGACCTGGATCTTTTCCTGGCACATGGCGGCTATGAAAGCAAATCCAATTCAATAGCCTACCAGGACCAGTTATTTGTAAATGATGGCCATGGGAACTTCAAATCGGACTCCTTAGCGCTACCCATGAATCATGCGAGCAAGTCTTGTGCAAGGGCGGTGGATTTTGATAAGGATGGAGACCTGGACCTGTTTATCGCTGGCCGGGTTGATCCCTGGAACTATCCAAAGCCGGTATCCAGTTTTATTTACAGGAATGATACCCGGGATGGGCAGATAAAATTCACTGATGTGACAGCAGCGGTAGCAAAAGACCTGGACAAGATCGGATTGGTATGTGATGCAGTTTGCACAGACTTTGACAATGACGGCTGGCCCGACCTGGTGCTTGCCGGGGAGTGGATGCCGCTTACCTTTTTAAAAAACGACCATGGCAAATTCAATAATGTGACCAACAAAACCGGGCTGGCCGATCAAACCGGCTGGTGGAACAGCCTGGTCACCGGTGATTTTGATAATGATGGTGATATAGATTTTATCGCCGGCAACCTTGGACAAAATTCCTTCTACAAAGCATCGCCACAATATCCAGCCGCCATATTCGCCAAAGATTTTGACAACAACGGAAGCTACGATGCCATCCCGGCACTATACCTCAGGACCAGCCAGGAAGACTCTACCAGGAAACAATACCCTGTAGCCGGAAGAGATGATATCATCAAGCAGATCATCGGTATGCGATCAAAATTCCCGAACTATACCTCATATGCGACGGCTACAATTGAACAATTGTTTACCCCTGAGCAATGGAATGGTGTACTCCATCTGAAAGCAACTGAATTCAACTCTTCGTTTTGCAGGAATGATGGCAATGGAAAATTTACCCTGGTCCATTTACCCTTCAAGGCGCAGCTCTCTGTACTGAATGGAATGGTAGCCGATGACTTTGACGGGGATGGTAATCTGGATGTGGTGATCAGCACCAATGATTATGGAACTGATGTATCTGTAGGCCGTTATGATGCATTAAACGGACTGCTGTTACAAGGTGATGGCAAAGGAAACTTTATCCCCCAACCAATCCTGAAAAGCGGCATATTCATACCCGGAAACGGGAAAGCCCTGATCAAGCTAAGGGGCCAAAACGACAAGTACCTTTTGGCGGCATCACAAAACCGCGGGCCCCTGGCGATATTCGAATTGAAGAAAGATGGCAAACCCATCCAGCTGCAACCGTCGGAACAAACTGCGGACATTTCATTTAAAAATGGCCAAAAACAGAAGCAGGAATTCTACCATGGGTCATCCTTCCTGTCCCAATCATCAAGATTCCTTACCGTTGGTGCTAATGTGCAATCAGTTGTAATAACAGACAGCAGGGGCAATAAACGAACATTAATTTTTAATAATTAG